One window of Strigops habroptila isolate Jane chromosome Z, bStrHab1.2.pri, whole genome shotgun sequence genomic DNA carries:
- the POP4 gene encoding ribonuclease P protein subunit p29 isoform X1, with translation MEGERRWGAGPRLTRCPAALAVELYRRLSPEETGELRLQPQGSQEATAFVNAFLKLSMPKKKDKAIQDMLTRKAVVLEHYAKKKTKQKRKKTKGFTAKQRREMRLFEIEPKQQRYAIFLPLHQLWKQYIKDLCHGLRPESQPHIVQGKLLKADLHGAIITVTKSKCPSYVGITGIVLQEFKRVFKIITKEDKLKVVPKLNNVFSFEIDGFISYIYGNKFQLRASERSAKKFKSRGSIDL, from the exons ATGGAAGGTGAGCGCCGGTGGGGAGCGGG GCCGCGCCTGACGCGCTGTCCCGCTGCGCTTGCAGTGGAGCTGTACCGCCGCCTGTCGCCCGAGGAGACCGGGGAGCTGCGCCTCCAG cCTCAGGGCTCACAAGAGGCCACAGCATTTGTAAATGCCTTCCTGAAGCTTAGCatgccaaaaaagaaagataaagctATTCAGGACATGCTGACTCGGAAGGCTGTGGTTCTTGAGCATTATGCCAAGAAAAAGACCaagcaaaagaggaagaaaaccaaaggtTTTACTGCCAAGCAGAGGCGAGAAATGCGTCTTTTTGAAATTGAACCCAAGCAGCAAAG GTATGCCATCTTTCTACCACTACATCAACTCTGGAAACAGTACATCAAAGACCTGTGCCATGGCCTTAGACCTGAATC GCAACCACATATTGTGCAGGGCAAACTGCTCAAAGCTGATCTCCATGGAGCAATCATTACAG tcACAAAATCAAAATGCCCCTCTTATGTGGGGATAACAGGAATTGTTCTACAGGAATTTAAACGTGTCTTCAAAATTATCACCAAAGAGGACAAATTAAAAG TTGTTCCCAAACTTAACAACGTATTTAGTTTTGAGATTGATGGATTCATTTCCTACATCTACGGAAACAAGTTCCAGCTTAGAGCAAGTGAGCGATCTGCAAAAAAATTCAAGTCCAGAGGATCTATTGACCTCTGA
- the POP4 gene encoding ribonuclease P protein subunit p29 isoform X2 yields MEVELYRRLSPEETGELRLQPQGSQEATAFVNAFLKLSMPKKKDKAIQDMLTRKAVVLEHYAKKKTKQKRKKTKGFTAKQRREMRLFEIEPKQQRYAIFLPLHQLWKQYIKDLCHGLRPESQPHIVQGKLLKADLHGAIITVTKSKCPSYVGITGIVLQEFKRVFKIITKEDKLKVVPKLNNVFSFEIDGFISYIYGNKFQLRASERSAKKFKSRGSIDL; encoded by the exons ATGGAAG TGGAGCTGTACCGCCGCCTGTCGCCCGAGGAGACCGGGGAGCTGCGCCTCCAG cCTCAGGGCTCACAAGAGGCCACAGCATTTGTAAATGCCTTCCTGAAGCTTAGCatgccaaaaaagaaagataaagctATTCAGGACATGCTGACTCGGAAGGCTGTGGTTCTTGAGCATTATGCCAAGAAAAAGACCaagcaaaagaggaagaaaaccaaaggtTTTACTGCCAAGCAGAGGCGAGAAATGCGTCTTTTTGAAATTGAACCCAAGCAGCAAAG GTATGCCATCTTTCTACCACTACATCAACTCTGGAAACAGTACATCAAAGACCTGTGCCATGGCCTTAGACCTGAATC GCAACCACATATTGTGCAGGGCAAACTGCTCAAAGCTGATCTCCATGGAGCAATCATTACAG tcACAAAATCAAAATGCCCCTCTTATGTGGGGATAACAGGAATTGTTCTACAGGAATTTAAACGTGTCTTCAAAATTATCACCAAAGAGGACAAATTAAAAG TTGTTCCCAAACTTAACAACGTATTTAGTTTTGAGATTGATGGATTCATTTCCTACATCTACGGAAACAAGTTCCAGCTTAGAGCAAGTGAGCGATCTGCAAAAAAATTCAAGTCCAGAGGATCTATTGACCTCTGA
- the POP4 gene encoding ribonuclease P protein subunit p29 isoform X3, which produces MPKKKDKAIQDMLTRKAVVLEHYAKKKTKQKRKKTKGFTAKQRREMRLFEIEPKQQRYAIFLPLHQLWKQYIKDLCHGLRPESQPHIVQGKLLKADLHGAIITVTKSKCPSYVGITGIVLQEFKRVFKIITKEDKLKVVPKLNNVFSFEIDGFISYIYGNKFQLRASERSAKKFKSRGSIDL; this is translated from the exons atgccaaaaaagaaagataaagctATTCAGGACATGCTGACTCGGAAGGCTGTGGTTCTTGAGCATTATGCCAAGAAAAAGACCaagcaaaagaggaagaaaaccaaaggtTTTACTGCCAAGCAGAGGCGAGAAATGCGTCTTTTTGAAATTGAACCCAAGCAGCAAAG GTATGCCATCTTTCTACCACTACATCAACTCTGGAAACAGTACATCAAAGACCTGTGCCATGGCCTTAGACCTGAATC GCAACCACATATTGTGCAGGGCAAACTGCTCAAAGCTGATCTCCATGGAGCAATCATTACAG tcACAAAATCAAAATGCCCCTCTTATGTGGGGATAACAGGAATTGTTCTACAGGAATTTAAACGTGTCTTCAAAATTATCACCAAAGAGGACAAATTAAAAG TTGTTCCCAAACTTAACAACGTATTTAGTTTTGAGATTGATGGATTCATTTCCTACATCTACGGAAACAAGTTCCAGCTTAGAGCAAGTGAGCGATCTGCAAAAAAATTCAAGTCCAGAGGATCTATTGACCTCTGA